Proteins from a genomic interval of Geodermatophilus obscurus DSM 43160:
- a CDS encoding diguanylate cyclase domain-containing protein, producing the protein MTDAADTLPPADRRSAFANAPMGIALATPAGLIVDANPALAAMLAYTSEELYGRSMLDLVHPDNRQAAIEAFAELLEERKRMRHETRLVRADGGVVPVQVTSSWVPETPEGDPPHVVAIVEDITDRKRLEAALVHRSLHDPLTGLPNRALFTDRLQHALERGRRERTPTSLLGVDLDSFKTINDVHGHPVGDAVLIAFAERLTSVLRASDTAARVGGDEFSIVCENSGRADAEALATRLRDRVNEPLQLAGGLTIPLSISIGIGTVEGGIDPERAFGGLVREADDAMYVDKAARRG; encoded by the coding sequence GTGACCGATGCGGCGGACACGCTGCCCCCGGCTGATCGCCGGAGCGCGTTCGCCAACGCGCCCATGGGGATCGCGCTCGCCACGCCGGCCGGTCTCATCGTCGACGCCAACCCGGCACTGGCGGCGATGCTCGCGTACACCTCCGAGGAGCTCTACGGCCGCTCGATGCTCGACCTCGTCCACCCCGACAACCGCCAAGCCGCCATCGAGGCGTTCGCCGAGCTCCTCGAGGAGCGCAAGAGGATGCGGCACGAGACCCGGCTGGTGCGGGCGGACGGCGGTGTCGTGCCGGTGCAGGTCACCTCGTCCTGGGTGCCGGAGACCCCGGAGGGCGACCCTCCGCACGTGGTGGCGATCGTCGAGGACATCACCGACCGCAAGCGCCTGGAGGCCGCACTGGTGCACCGGTCGCTGCACGACCCGCTCACCGGCCTGCCCAACCGGGCCCTGTTCACCGACCGGCTCCAGCACGCCCTCGAGCGGGGTCGCCGCGAGCGGACGCCGACCAGCCTGCTGGGCGTCGACCTCGACAGCTTCAAGACGATCAACGACGTCCACGGTCACCCGGTCGGCGACGCGGTGCTCATCGCCTTCGCCGAGCGGCTGACCTCGGTGCTGCGTGCCAGCGACACGGCAGCCCGGGTCGGCGGGGACGAGTTCAGCATCGTCTGCGAGAACAGCGGGCGGGCCGACGCCGAGGCGCTCGCCACCCGGCTGCGGGACCGGGTGAACGAGCCGCTGCAGCTGGCCGGCGGGCTGACCATCCCGCTGTCGATCAGCATCGGGATCGGCACCGTGGAGGGCGGCATCGACCCCGAGCGGGCGTTCGGGGGACTGGTGCGGGAGGCCGACGACGCGATGTACGTCGACAAGGCCGCGCGGCGGGGCTGA
- a CDS encoding IclR family transcriptional regulator — MPGTVQSIERAATLLHAIVESGGQMGVTELAAAVGLPKTTTHGLLRTLLSVGFVEQDPRTGRYALGAGLLGLGSHYLDANELRSRASNWADSLAARSGFAVRLGTPAGLQVVVVHHVFRPDDSPQELEVGSVLPAHATAVGKVLLASRPALARALADARLEALTPRTVVEPAALLAELQTARARGWAEQLGEYRLGVGGMAAPVHGPGGLVVGALGVSGPVEELFAKGARPALRTMVVEAAAAVSRELLA, encoded by the coding sequence GTGCCCGGCACCGTGCAGTCCATCGAACGCGCCGCCACCCTGCTGCACGCCATCGTCGAGTCCGGCGGTCAGATGGGCGTGACCGAGCTCGCGGCCGCCGTCGGGCTGCCCAAGACGACGACCCACGGCCTGCTGCGCACGCTGCTGTCGGTGGGCTTCGTCGAGCAGGACCCGCGCACCGGCCGGTACGCGCTCGGTGCCGGCCTGCTGGGCCTGGGCTCGCACTACCTCGACGCCAACGAGTTGCGGTCCCGGGCGTCGAACTGGGCCGACTCGCTGGCCGCCCGCAGCGGGTTCGCCGTCCGGCTGGGAACGCCGGCCGGCCTGCAGGTCGTCGTCGTCCACCACGTCTTCCGGCCCGACGACTCACCGCAGGAGCTGGAGGTCGGGTCGGTGCTGCCCGCGCACGCGACCGCGGTCGGGAAGGTGCTGCTGGCCAGCCGGCCCGCGCTGGCCCGGGCGCTGGCCGACGCCCGGCTCGAGGCGCTCACCCCGCGCACCGTCGTCGAACCGGCGGCGCTGCTGGCCGAGCTGCAGACCGCCCGCGCCCGCGGCTGGGCCGAGCAGCTCGGCGAGTACCGGCTGGGCGTGGGCGGGATGGCCGCGCCGGTGCACGGCCCGGGCGGCCTGGTGGTCGGGGCCCTGGGCGTCAGCGGCCCGGTCGAGGAGCTGTTCGCGAAGGGGGCGCGGCCGGCGCTGCGGACGATGGTCGTCGAGGCCGCGGCCGCCGTCTCGCGAGAGCTGCTGGCATGA
- the glpK gene encoding glycerol kinase GlpK, translated as MSQYVAAIDQGTTSTRCMIFDHDGAVVSVGQKEHQQIFPRAGWVEHDPDEIWTNTREVVGQALARGNVGHSDVVAVGITNQRETTVVWDRNTGRPVYNAIVWQDTRTTAIVEQLGALGGGADRYKDKVGLPLATYFAGPKVRWILDNVDGARERAERGELLMGTIDSWLIWNMTGGADGGLHLTDVSNASRTMLMDYRTLAWDADIAEEMGIPTSMLPEIRSNSEEYGRGRKAGFLAGVPIAGSLGDQQAATFGQVCFTKGMAKNTYGTGNFMLLNTGEEAVPSQNGLLTTLCYQLGDGKPVYALEGSIAVTGSLVQWVRDNLGMISSAPEIEDQARSVEDNGGAYFVPAFSGLFAPHWRSDARGAIVGLTRYVNKGHLARAVLEATAYQTREVLDAMNADSGVDLTELRVDGGMVGNELLMQFQADILDVPVIRPQIAETTALGAAYAAGLAVGFWSDLDELTAKWAEDKRWEPQMPAEERERNYRNWQKAVTKSLDWVDEDVK; from the coding sequence GTGAGCCAGTACGTGGCAGCCATCGACCAGGGGACCACGAGCACCCGATGCATGATTTTCGACCACGACGGCGCCGTGGTCTCGGTCGGGCAGAAGGAGCACCAGCAAATCTTCCCGCGCGCCGGGTGGGTCGAGCACGACCCCGACGAGATCTGGACCAACACCCGCGAGGTGGTGGGCCAGGCGCTCGCCCGCGGCAACGTCGGGCACTCGGACGTGGTCGCCGTCGGCATCACCAACCAGCGCGAGACCACCGTCGTGTGGGACCGGAACACCGGCCGGCCGGTCTACAACGCGATCGTCTGGCAGGACACCCGCACCACGGCGATCGTCGAGCAGCTCGGCGCCCTCGGCGGCGGCGCCGACCGGTACAAGGACAAGGTCGGCCTGCCGCTGGCCACCTACTTCGCCGGGCCCAAGGTGCGCTGGATCCTCGACAACGTCGACGGCGCCCGGGAGCGGGCCGAGCGCGGTGAGCTGCTCATGGGCACCATCGACTCCTGGCTGATCTGGAACATGACCGGCGGGGCCGACGGCGGGCTGCACCTCACCGACGTCTCCAACGCCTCCCGCACGATGCTCATGGACTACCGGACGCTGGCCTGGGACGCCGACATCGCCGAGGAGATGGGCATCCCGACGTCCATGCTCCCGGAGATCCGGTCCAACTCCGAGGAGTACGGCCGGGGCCGCAAGGCCGGCTTCCTCGCCGGGGTGCCGATCGCCGGCTCGCTCGGCGACCAGCAGGCGGCCACCTTCGGCCAGGTCTGCTTCACCAAGGGCATGGCCAAGAACACCTACGGCACCGGCAACTTCATGCTGCTCAACACCGGCGAGGAGGCCGTCCCGTCGCAGAACGGCCTGCTCACGACGCTGTGCTACCAGCTCGGCGACGGCAAGCCGGTGTACGCCCTGGAGGGCTCGATCGCGGTCACCGGGTCGCTGGTGCAGTGGGTCCGGGACAACCTCGGGATGATCTCGAGCGCCCCGGAGATCGAGGACCAGGCCCGCTCGGTCGAGGACAACGGCGGCGCGTACTTCGTGCCCGCCTTCTCCGGGCTCTTCGCGCCGCACTGGCGCTCCGACGCCCGCGGCGCCATCGTCGGACTCACCCGGTACGTCAACAAGGGGCACCTGGCCCGGGCGGTGCTCGAGGCGACGGCGTACCAGACCCGCGAGGTGCTCGACGCGATGAACGCCGACTCCGGGGTCGACCTCACCGAGCTGCGGGTGGACGGCGGCATGGTCGGCAACGAGCTGCTCATGCAGTTCCAGGCCGACATCCTCGACGTCCCGGTGATCCGGCCGCAGATCGCCGAGACGACGGCGCTGGGCGCCGCCTACGCCGCCGGGCTCGCCGTCGGCTTCTGGTCCGACCTCGACGAGCTGACCGCCAAGTGGGCCGAGGACAAGCGCTGGGAGCCGCAGATGCCGGCCGAGGAGCGGGAGCGCAACTACCGCAACTGGCAGAAGGCGGTCACCAAGAGCCTCGACTGGGTCGACGAGGACGTGAAGTAG
- a CDS encoding MIP/aquaporin family protein, with amino-acid sequence MSLWTVFGSEVVGTGVLILLGVGVVANVVLPGTYGNGANWLLINFGWGIAVFAGVYAGASSGAHINPAVTLGLAVSGADEYAPGVPITLASSLVYVIGQLIGAFLGAVVAWLAYRAHYDAATEPVLGTFSTGPAIKSTADNVMTEVVGTFVLVYIILRFGDTPSELGPLAVALLVVGIGASLGGPTGYAINPARDLGPRIAHAVLPIRGKGDSNWGYAWVPIVGPLIGATLGGLLSRVPL; translated from the coding sequence ATGAGCCTGTGGACAGTCTTCGGCAGCGAGGTCGTCGGGACCGGCGTCCTGATACTCCTCGGCGTCGGGGTGGTCGCCAACGTCGTCCTCCCGGGGACGTACGGCAACGGGGCCAACTGGCTGCTCATCAACTTCGGCTGGGGCATCGCCGTGTTCGCCGGCGTCTACGCCGGCGCGAGCTCCGGGGCGCACATCAACCCAGCGGTCACCCTGGGCCTCGCGGTGAGCGGCGCGGACGAGTACGCGCCGGGCGTGCCCATCACCCTGGCGTCGTCCCTCGTCTACGTCATCGGACAGCTGATCGGCGCGTTCCTCGGCGCCGTCGTCGCCTGGCTGGCCTACCGGGCGCACTACGACGCGGCGACCGAGCCGGTGCTCGGCACCTTCTCCACCGGGCCGGCCATCAAGAGCACCGCGGACAACGTGATGACCGAGGTCGTCGGCACGTTCGTCCTCGTCTACATCATCCTGCGCTTCGGGGACACGCCCAGCGAGCTCGGACCGCTCGCGGTGGCCCTGCTCGTCGTCGGCATCGGCGCCTCCCTCGGCGGGCCGACCGGCTACGCCATCAACCCCGCTCGCGACCTGGGCCCACGCATCGCGCACGCGGTGCTGCCGATCCGCGGCAAGGGGGACAGCAACTGGGGCTACGCCTGGGTGCCGATCGTCGGACCGCTGATCGGCGCCACCCTGGGCGGCCTGCTCTCGCGGGTCCCCCTCTGA
- the glpK gene encoding glycerol kinase GlpK encodes MTERYVLAVDQGTTSTRSIVFDRAGRLVAVRQREHRQHFPRPGWVEHDPEEIWANTQLTAAQALRDVAGAPGQVVALGIANQRETTVVWDRATGRPLVRALVWQDTRTGPLVEQLAARPEAAIVRERTGLELAGYFAGPRLRWVLDAVPGARARAERGELLFGTMESWLVWNLTGGTDGGVHVTDVTNASRTLLMDVRRCCWDPDLLDFFGVPAAMLPEIRPSVGVLGTASALPVPLPISGALGDQQAALFGQTCFAPGEAKCTYGTGSFLLQNTGTGLVRSRHGLISTVAYQLAGEPVHYALEGSIAVTGALVQWLRDSLGLIGSAAEVETLARTVSDNGGCYIVPAFSGLLAPHWEGRARGLVAGLTSYVTKGHLARAVLEATGWQTRDVVRAMDADSGLPMEALRVDGGMTTNNLLMQFLADVLGSPVVRPMVGETVSLGAAYAAGLAVGVWSDTGALRRNWHRSAQWVPDPGRVAALDAVYPEWERAVQLSIAWGERR; translated from the coding sequence ATGACCGAGCGGTACGTGCTCGCGGTGGACCAGGGGACCACCTCGACCCGGTCGATCGTGTTCGACCGCGCCGGCCGGCTGGTCGCGGTCCGCCAGCGCGAGCACCGGCAGCACTTCCCGCGGCCGGGCTGGGTCGAGCACGACCCGGAGGAGATCTGGGCGAACACGCAGCTCACCGCCGCGCAGGCGCTGCGCGACGTGGCCGGCGCACCCGGGCAGGTGGTGGCGCTGGGCATCGCCAACCAGCGGGAGACGACGGTGGTCTGGGACCGCGCCACCGGCCGGCCGCTGGTGCGCGCACTGGTCTGGCAGGACACCCGCACCGGGCCGCTGGTGGAGCAGCTGGCCGCCCGGCCGGAGGCCGCGATCGTGCGCGAGCGCACCGGGCTGGAGCTGGCCGGGTACTTCGCCGGCCCGCGGCTGCGCTGGGTGCTCGACGCCGTCCCCGGCGCGCGGGCGCGGGCCGAACGCGGGGAGCTGCTGTTCGGCACGATGGAGAGCTGGCTGGTCTGGAACCTCACCGGGGGGACCGACGGCGGGGTGCACGTCACCGACGTCACCAACGCCAGCCGGACCCTGCTCATGGACGTGCGCCGCTGCTGCTGGGATCCCGACCTGCTCGACTTCTTCGGCGTCCCCGCGGCGATGCTGCCGGAGATCCGCCCGTCGGTCGGCGTGCTGGGCACCGCGAGCGCCCTGCCGGTGCCGCTGCCCATCAGCGGGGCGCTCGGTGACCAGCAGGCGGCGCTGTTCGGGCAGACCTGCTTCGCGCCCGGCGAGGCCAAGTGCACCTACGGCACCGGCAGCTTCCTGCTGCAGAACACCGGCACCGGCCTGGTGCGCTCCCGGCACGGGCTGATCAGCACGGTGGCCTACCAGCTGGCGGGGGAGCCGGTCCACTACGCGCTGGAGGGCTCGATCGCCGTCACCGGCGCCCTGGTGCAGTGGCTGCGCGACAGCCTCGGGCTGATCGGCTCGGCGGCCGAGGTGGAGACCCTCGCCCGCACCGTCTCGGACAACGGCGGGTGCTACATCGTCCCGGCGTTCTCCGGGCTGCTCGCCCCGCACTGGGAGGGCCGCGCGCGCGGGCTGGTCGCCGGCCTGACCTCCTACGTCACCAAGGGCCACCTGGCCCGGGCGGTGCTGGAGGCGACCGGGTGGCAGACGCGGGACGTCGTCCGGGCAATGGACGCCGACTCCGGCCTGCCGATGGAGGCGCTGCGCGTGGACGGCGGGATGACCACCAACAACCTGCTGATGCAGTTCCTGGCCGACGTGCTCGGCAGCCCGGTGGTGCGTCCGATGGTGGGGGAGACGGTCTCCCTGGGCGCGGCCTACGCGGCGGGGCTCGCCGTCGGGGTGTGGTCGGACACCGGAGCGCTGCGGCGCAACTGGCACCGCTCGGCGCAGTGGGTGCCCGACCCGGGCCGGGTCGCCGCGCTGGACGCCGTCTATCCGGAGTGGGAGCGCGCGGTGCAGCTGAGCATCGCCTGGGGCGAGCGGCGCTGA
- a CDS encoding M20 family metallopeptidase: protein MTAPVLDVVALVRELVGRTTVSGDAAAQRDVLGTLTDVLRGHAPHLQVIEGRDRDHPWTLLRTPADPGRRQLLLACHVDTVPAADPGAWQRDPFGADLEEGRVWGRGGSDMKAGVVAAAAALATADPGTPVALLLTSDEEIGSKGAAAAAAAVAELPVGAVVVPEATGNQVVLGHKGALWLAVRTAGRAAHGSTPERGHNAVLDLVAVLGRAGGALPLRSDAFLGTETWNPGVVTGGTVPNVVPDRAEAVVDMRTVAPGDELLAWWREQPEVADVEVRVDLPPVGTPADDPWVASLPAPALPTPATYFTDASVLVQVVGGAPIVVWGPGTPAVMHAVDEYVEVAEVEHAAAAFADVVTRWNGSPAGSGEPVGGGG from the coding sequence ATGACGGCTCCTGTCCTCGACGTGGTCGCGCTGGTGCGGGAACTGGTCGGCCGGACGACGGTGTCCGGCGACGCGGCCGCCCAGCGCGACGTGCTCGGCACGCTGACCGACGTGCTGCGCGGCCACGCCCCGCACCTGCAGGTGATCGAGGGGCGAGACCGGGACCACCCCTGGACCCTGCTGCGGACCCCGGCCGACCCCGGCCGCCGGCAGCTGCTGCTCGCCTGCCACGTCGACACCGTCCCGGCGGCCGACCCCGGAGCCTGGCAGCGCGACCCGTTCGGCGCGGACCTCGAGGAGGGGCGGGTGTGGGGCCGCGGAGGGAGCGACATGAAGGCCGGCGTGGTCGCCGCCGCGGCTGCGCTCGCCACGGCGGACCCCGGGACCCCCGTGGCGCTGCTGCTCACCAGCGACGAGGAGATCGGCTCGAAGGGCGCCGCCGCCGCGGCCGCGGCGGTCGCCGAGCTGCCGGTGGGGGCGGTGGTCGTCCCCGAGGCGACCGGCAACCAGGTGGTCCTCGGCCACAAGGGCGCGCTGTGGCTCGCCGTCCGCACCGCGGGCCGCGCCGCGCACGGCAGCACGCCCGAGCGCGGGCACAACGCCGTCCTCGACCTGGTCGCCGTCCTCGGCCGGGCCGGTGGGGCGCTCCCGCTGCGGAGCGACGCCTTCCTCGGCACGGAGACCTGGAACCCCGGGGTCGTCACCGGCGGCACCGTGCCGAACGTGGTCCCCGACCGCGCCGAGGCGGTCGTCGACATGCGGACCGTGGCCCCCGGCGACGAGCTGCTGGCCTGGTGGCGGGAGCAGCCCGAGGTGGCCGACGTCGAGGTGCGCGTGGACCTGCCGCCCGTCGGTACCCCCGCCGACGACCCGTGGGTGGCCTCGCTGCCCGCGCCGGCTCTGCCCACCCCGGCCACGTACTTCACCGACGCCTCGGTGCTCGTGCAGGTGGTCGGCGGCGCACCGATCGTCGTGTGGGGCCCGGGCACCCCCGCGGTGATGCACGCCGTCGACGAGTACGTGGAGGTCGCCGAGGTGGAGCACGCCGCGGCCGCCTTCGCCGACGTCGTCACCCGCTGGAACGGCTCTCCTGCAGGGTCCGGCGAGCCTGTGGGTGGCGGGGGGTAG
- a CDS encoding glycerol-3-phosphate dehydrogenase/oxidase, whose amino-acid sequence MPVVPALGPERRARAWAELAEQPFEVLVVGGGVTGAGVALDAATRGLRTALVEARDFASGTSSRSSKLFHGGLRYLESFDFGLVREALHERDLSVTRLAPHLVKPVPFLYPLTRHWERPYVTAGLTLYDGLARVGALSTPLPPQRHLTRTGARKLFPALKPDALVGAVRYYDAQADDARHTLSVARTAAAYGATVLNSAEVVKFHHAGGRVTGVRVRDVETGREVDVQAEVVVNATGVWTDDIQTLVGGRGRFHVRASKGVHIVVPRDRINGETGLILRTEKSVLFVIPWGSHWIVGTTDTDWDLDKAHPAASRADIDYILEHVNQVLAVPLSHDDITGVYAGLRPLLAGESEVTSQLSREHAVARPMPGVVAVAGGKYTTYRPMAADAVDAVADDVTRSVPPSVTENIPLVGAEGYHAMVNQLHGLSERWGIPHFRAEHLLNRYGSETPEVLGLAADDRSLLEPVSGAEEYLMVEMVWGASHEGALHLDDLLARRTRISIETPHRGVESAEPVARAVAGVLGWDEARIRNEVDSYRARVEAERRSQEAADDQAADAVRIAAPDTRAVAVGRALV is encoded by the coding sequence ATGCCCGTAGTCCCCGCCCTCGGTCCCGAGCGGCGTGCACGAGCCTGGGCCGAGTTGGCCGAGCAGCCGTTCGAGGTCCTCGTCGTCGGCGGCGGGGTCACCGGTGCCGGCGTCGCCCTCGACGCGGCGACCCGCGGCCTGCGCACGGCGCTGGTCGAGGCCCGTGACTTCGCCAGCGGCACGTCCTCCCGCTCGTCCAAGCTGTTCCACGGCGGGCTGCGCTACCTGGAGTCCTTCGACTTCGGCCTGGTGCGCGAGGCCCTCCACGAGCGCGACCTGAGCGTCACCCGGCTGGCCCCGCACCTGGTCAAGCCGGTGCCGTTCCTCTACCCGCTCACCCGCCACTGGGAACGGCCGTACGTGACCGCGGGGCTCACCCTCTACGACGGGCTGGCCCGCGTCGGCGCGCTGTCGACCCCGCTGCCCCCGCAGCGGCACCTGACCCGGACCGGCGCGCGCAAGCTCTTCCCCGCGCTCAAGCCCGACGCCCTGGTCGGCGCCGTCCGCTACTACGACGCCCAGGCCGACGACGCCCGGCACACCCTCAGCGTCGCGCGCACCGCCGCCGCCTACGGCGCGACCGTCCTCAACTCCGCCGAGGTCGTGAAGTTCCACCACGCCGGCGGCCGGGTCACCGGTGTGCGGGTCCGCGACGTCGAGACCGGGCGCGAGGTCGACGTGCAGGCCGAGGTCGTGGTCAACGCCACCGGCGTGTGGACCGACGACATCCAGACCCTCGTCGGCGGGCGCGGCCGCTTCCACGTGCGCGCCAGCAAGGGCGTGCACATCGTCGTGCCGCGCGACCGCATCAACGGCGAGACGGGGCTGATCCTGCGCACCGAGAAGTCGGTGCTGTTCGTCATCCCCTGGGGCAGCCACTGGATCGTCGGGACGACGGACACCGACTGGGACCTCGACAAGGCCCACCCGGCCGCGTCGCGGGCCGACATCGACTACATCCTCGAGCACGTCAACCAGGTGCTCGCCGTCCCGCTCAGCCACGACGACATCACCGGCGTCTACGCCGGGCTGCGCCCGCTGCTGGCCGGCGAGTCGGAGGTCACCAGCCAGCTCTCCCGCGAGCACGCGGTCGCCCGGCCGATGCCCGGTGTGGTGGCGGTGGCCGGTGGCAAGTACACGACCTACCGGCCGATGGCCGCCGACGCGGTGGACGCCGTCGCCGACGACGTCACCCGCTCGGTGCCGCCGAGCGTCACCGAGAACATCCCGCTGGTCGGCGCCGAGGGCTACCACGCGATGGTCAACCAGCTGCACGGGCTCAGCGAGCGCTGGGGCATCCCGCACTTCCGTGCCGAGCACCTGCTCAACCGCTACGGCTCGGAGACCCCCGAGGTGCTCGGGCTGGCCGCCGACGACCGCTCCCTGCTGGAGCCGGTGTCCGGGGCGGAGGAGTACCTGATGGTCGAGATGGTGTGGGGCGCCTCGCACGAGGGTGCGCTGCACCTCGACGACCTGCTGGCCCGGCGCACCCGCATCTCGATCGAGACGCCGCACCGGGGCGTGGAGTCCGCCGAGCCGGTCGCGCGGGCGGTGGCCGGCGTCCTGGGCTGGGACGAGGCGCGGATCCGCAACGAGGTCGACAGCTACCGGGCCCGGGTCGAGGCCGAGCGCCGCTCGCAGGAGGCCGCCGACGACCAGGCCGCCGACGCGGTGCGGATCGCCGCCCCCGACACCCGCGCCGTCGCCGTCGGGCGCGCACTCGTCTGA